The following are encoded in a window of Rhizobium sp. WYJ-E13 genomic DNA:
- a CDS encoding VOC family protein has product MPGAFVSTDRIRSLFTEAMSQMYRTEVPQYGTLIELVGEVNAEVLAKDGELSARLRRAGELERIDVERHGAIRLGTAGELFTIRRLFAVMGMRSVGYYDLSVAGVPVHSTCFRPVEEAALNVNPFRVFTSLLRLELIEDEQLRVEAEAILAKRRIYTPRAIALIEQHERAGGLTEAKATEFVAEALETFRWHGEATVGAETYKRLHDAHRLIADVVSFKGPHINHLTPRTLDIDEVQRRMPERGITPKAVIEGPPRRNCDILLRQTSFKALEEPIAFTGAAGTTSGTHTARFGEIEQRGVALTAKGRALYDRLLASVRSEVQVGASGAKAGDYDTELTERFKALPDSWDELRREGLAFFHYSASPEGIAARGKLPSDPEILIAKGYLRFDPIIYEDFLPVSAAGIFQSNLGTDQQQNYAMRSNRAAFEEALGADVQDELALYAERQTASLDMAMEKLGLSGLKLKTVV; this is encoded by the coding sequence ATGCCCGGCGCTTTCGTCTCCACGGACCGTATCCGTTCGCTTTTTACCGAAGCCATGTCGCAGATGTACCGGACGGAGGTTCCGCAATACGGCACGCTGATCGAGCTTGTGGGGGAGGTCAACGCCGAAGTTCTCGCAAAAGACGGGGAATTGAGCGCGCGGCTTCGGCGTGCAGGCGAACTTGAGCGCATCGATGTCGAGCGCCACGGTGCGATCCGTCTCGGAACTGCCGGGGAGCTCTTCACGATCCGCCGGCTCTTTGCGGTCATGGGCATGCGGTCGGTTGGCTACTACGATCTTTCGGTCGCCGGCGTTCCCGTGCATTCCACCTGTTTCAGGCCGGTCGAAGAAGCAGCGCTGAACGTCAATCCGTTCCGTGTTTTCACCTCGCTTCTGCGACTGGAGCTCATCGAGGATGAGCAGTTACGTGTCGAAGCCGAGGCCATTCTCGCAAAACGGCGAATTTATACCCCACGCGCCATCGCGCTTATCGAGCAGCACGAGAGGGCTGGCGGGCTGACGGAAGCGAAAGCGACGGAATTCGTCGCCGAGGCACTGGAGACCTTCCGCTGGCATGGCGAGGCGACGGTCGGCGCTGAGACCTACAAGCGTCTGCATGACGCGCACCGTCTTATTGCCGATGTCGTCAGCTTCAAAGGGCCGCATATCAACCATCTGACGCCGCGCACGCTCGATATTGACGAAGTGCAGCGGCGCATGCCGGAACGTGGCATCACGCCCAAGGCCGTCATCGAGGGGCCGCCGCGGCGCAATTGCGATATCCTGCTGCGGCAGACGAGCTTCAAGGCGCTGGAAGAACCGATCGCCTTTACCGGAGCGGCCGGGACGACATCAGGCACGCATACGGCTCGCTTCGGCGAGATCGAACAGCGCGGCGTGGCGCTGACGGCCAAGGGCCGGGCGCTCTATGATCGGCTGCTTGCTTCGGTGCGCAGTGAAGTGCAGGTCGGGGCATCCGGCGCCAAGGCCGGGGACTACGATACCGAGCTCACCGAGCGCTTCAAAGCGCTGCCGGACAGCTGGGACGAACTGCGGCGCGAAGGGCTAGCCTTCTTCCACTATTCGGCGTCCCCTGAAGGCATTGCGGCGAGGGGGAAACTCCCCTCCGATCCGGAAATTCTCATCGCCAAGGGCTATCTTCGCTTTGATCCTATCATCTACGAGGATTTCCTGCCCGTGAGTGCGGCCGGTATATTCCAGTCGAACCTCGGTACCGATCAGCAGCAGAATTATGCGATGCGCTCGAACCGGGCAGCCTTCGAGGAAGCGCTCGGCGCTGATGTGCAGGATGAGCTCGCGCTTTATGCCGAGCGGCAGACTGCTTCGCTGGACATGGCTATGGAAAAGCTCGGCCTTTCCGGTCTGAAGCTGAAGACGGTCGTCTGA
- a CDS encoding alpha/beta fold hydrolase — MSKGIIANSMMNAAAGMLLLVTGFVSSIITARLLGPEANGIVAFSLWLVVTGASIAELGSSITLLKTLPQLSAQGYGLEQRKGFASILVTFMVCSTLVLLGLYAMFFLTSEEMHWADTAPSVALVTGILFFIQAIGSFVKFYLIGEKRLDTFFQLTLIVSVFQLAGVAIGAVFYGVEGVLVGYALGQFVLFVATLPILFTRRDRCGISLKYLASSSVILSMQFIIDSIFLNRIELLFLQQFWSVEMVGFYAAGLSIANIALQLPIQMSGSLLPYYSERRHTSADSKFPVEAFAAVIRSMAYIVLPMSLGLAAISSELVHVVFGEAFDRSGGVVALLALVAPAYTFMQVLSLYLLSIDKANVRLKISVIGGLLMVVGCLLIVPTLAAEGAALVRIAVFVAMSVMMVRQTGFGTQLSSLYLSLAKITLAAVFCACGAITALEIFQGPIGLIVAIIAGTFTYFAALKVFRAVPAEDIHVLRSILDKMPALLQGTARRAVNFITAPTPEGKEKRPVNEEFSRELAEGAGRAAALPVVFDGTIGLFMPEKPDVVKRSAAVLFVSPWGFEEMCTRKFYRVAAEHFSDIGVPSLRFDYTGTGDALDFGDHTPSLEIWKNSIRAAAAKLKALSGCSQIVLVGQGLGGTLVHLTGHTIEGVDNVVLLAPVLSGRGHLREINMWSRIIHADLGLGKEHAPSTQVQIAGLTLPDAIAAEIGKLNLSSPQGLAAPNYLILERPVRVDDTAFADALKALGGNVEQRVFEGYDELVTNPLFAKTPMAVIELLSEWLGETTTPSRSAEHSLQVIENQALVGDGFEEVPVRFGAFQHLIGVVSRPQGEIKGNAVLFMSTAYDRHAGWGRTTVDMARALARQGVVSLRFDSANVGDSVPRPDAPEQVLYSATQTDDALASLDLLESFVSGPIMVAGRCSGGYVALRAGIEDERLKAIVSINPFVYYWDPEMPVRREHVVSVPRSVDDYGQRMMRLDTLKRLFRGEVDVFAALQNIFIAVGRRLSPRVAPLVELIPGRRHVARQVRHSFATLGKRKVPLTLIYSEGDVGLDHMYFHFGPRGHKFARHPNVRLVMLQDADHNLTPPESRKLVLDEIVRLAKV, encoded by the coding sequence ATGTCGAAGGGCATTATCGCAAATTCGATGATGAATGCGGCGGCGGGCATGCTGCTTCTGGTGACGGGGTTCGTGTCCTCGATCATAACCGCGCGCCTGCTCGGGCCCGAGGCCAACGGCATCGTCGCCTTCTCGCTCTGGCTCGTCGTCACCGGTGCCTCGATTGCCGAACTCGGCTCCAGCATCACGCTTCTGAAGACGCTGCCGCAACTCTCGGCGCAGGGCTACGGCCTTGAGCAACGCAAGGGATTTGCTTCGATCCTCGTCACTTTCATGGTCTGCTCCACGCTCGTGCTGCTGGGGCTCTACGCCATGTTCTTCCTGACGTCGGAGGAGATGCACTGGGCCGATACCGCGCCGTCGGTGGCGTTGGTCACCGGTATCCTTTTCTTCATCCAGGCAATCGGTTCCTTCGTCAAATTCTACCTCATCGGCGAAAAGCGGCTCGACACCTTCTTCCAGCTGACGCTGATCGTCTCGGTCTTCCAACTCGCAGGCGTCGCGATCGGCGCCGTCTTTTATGGGGTGGAAGGTGTGCTCGTCGGTTATGCGCTCGGCCAGTTCGTGCTTTTCGTCGCTACCTTACCGATCCTCTTTACCCGCCGTGACCGCTGCGGCATCTCCCTGAAATATCTGGCTTCGTCTTCGGTCATCCTGTCGATGCAGTTCATTATCGATTCGATTTTTCTTAATCGTATCGAGCTGCTTTTCCTGCAGCAGTTCTGGTCAGTGGAAATGGTCGGCTTCTATGCTGCCGGCCTGTCGATCGCCAATATCGCGCTGCAGCTTCCCATCCAGATGAGCGGCAGTCTTCTGCCCTATTATTCGGAACGGCGGCATACCAGTGCCGATTCGAAATTCCCGGTTGAGGCCTTTGCCGCTGTCATCCGCAGCATGGCCTATATCGTGCTGCCCATGAGCCTCGGGCTTGCCGCGATCTCCAGCGAACTCGTGCATGTCGTCTTCGGCGAAGCCTTCGATCGAAGCGGTGGGGTTGTCGCCCTGCTTGCGCTTGTCGCGCCGGCCTACACTTTCATGCAGGTTCTCAGCCTATACCTGCTTTCCATCGATAAAGCTAACGTACGGTTGAAAATCAGTGTGATAGGTGGCCTCCTGATGGTAGTGGGTTGTTTACTCATCGTACCTACGCTGGCCGCTGAGGGTGCCGCGCTTGTGCGCATCGCCGTATTTGTTGCGATGTCGGTAATGATGGTCAGACAAACGGGATTCGGAACTCAGCTTTCGAGCCTTTATCTAAGCCTTGCGAAGATTACTCTTGCGGCGGTATTTTGCGCTTGCGGCGCCATTACCGCGCTTGAGATCTTCCAGGGGCCGATTGGTCTTATCGTTGCGATCATCGCCGGCACGTTTACCTATTTTGCTGCGCTAAAGGTCTTCCGCGCCGTTCCGGCCGAGGATATTCATGTCCTGCGTTCGATCCTTGATAAGATGCCAGCGCTGCTACAGGGAACGGCAAGGCGCGCGGTCAATTTCATCACCGCGCCGACCCCCGAAGGGAAAGAGAAAAGGCCGGTCAACGAGGAATTTTCGCGTGAGCTGGCAGAAGGCGCCGGCCGCGCCGCCGCCCTTCCTGTTGTCTTCGATGGGACGATCGGTCTCTTCATGCCGGAAAAGCCCGATGTCGTAAAACGCTCGGCTGCCGTTCTCTTCGTCAGTCCCTGGGGTTTCGAGGAAATGTGCACACGGAAATTCTACCGCGTGGCTGCAGAGCACTTCTCCGATATCGGCGTTCCGAGCTTGCGTTTCGACTATACAGGCACGGGCGACGCGCTGGATTTCGGTGATCACACACCGAGCCTCGAAATCTGGAAGAATTCCATCCGCGCGGCTGCTGCGAAGCTGAAGGCACTCAGTGGTTGCTCGCAGATCGTTCTTGTCGGTCAGGGTCTCGGCGGCACGCTTGTCCATCTGACCGGCCATACGATCGAGGGCGTCGACAACGTCGTGCTGCTTGCACCTGTTCTGAGCGGCAGGGGGCATTTGCGCGAGATCAATATGTGGTCGCGGATCATCCATGCCGACCTCGGTCTCGGCAAGGAACATGCGCCGAGCACCCAGGTCCAGATCGCCGGATTGACCCTGCCGGACGCGATTGCCGCGGAAATCGGCAAGCTCAACCTCAGTTCACCACAGGGCCTGGCGGCGCCGAATTATCTCATACTGGAACGCCCGGTTCGCGTCGACGATACGGCCTTCGCTGACGCGTTGAAGGCGCTCGGCGGCAATGTCGAGCAACGCGTTTTCGAAGGTTATGACGAACTGGTCACGAACCCGCTCTTTGCCAAGACGCCGATGGCGGTCATCGAGCTGCTTTCCGAATGGCTCGGCGAAACGACTACGCCCTCAAGATCAGCCGAGCACTCATTGCAAGTGATCGAAAATCAGGCGCTCGTGGGCGACGGCTTTGAGGAAGTTCCGGTACGTTTCGGCGCCTTCCAGCATCTCATCGGTGTCGTCAGCCGGCCGCAGGGCGAGATCAAGGGCAATGCTGTTCTTTTCATGTCGACGGCCTATGACCGGCATGCCGGTTGGGGCCGTACGACGGTCGATATGGCGCGCGCGCTGGCGCGTCAGGGCGTGGTTTCGCTGCGCTTCGATTCTGCCAATGTCGGCGACAGCGTTCCGCGTCCGGATGCGCCGGAGCAGGTTCTCTATTCGGCGACGCAGACGGACGATGCACTCGCCTCGCTCGATCTGCTGGAAAGCTTCGTCTCCGGTCCGATCATGGTTGCCGGGCGCTGCAGCGGCGGTTATGTGGCGCTGCGGGCAGGTATTGAGGATGAGCGGCTGAAGGCGATCGTTTCCATCAATCCCTTCGTCTACTACTGGGATCCCGAGATGCCGGTGCGGCGTGAGCATGTCGTCTCGGTTCCGCGCAGTGTCGATGATTATGGCCAGCGGATGATGCGGCTCGACACGCTCAAGCGACTGTTCCGCGGCGAGGTCGATGTCTTCGCGGCCCTGCAGAATATCTTCATTGCGGTCGGCCGCAGGCTTTCGCCGCGCGTTGCGCCGCTTGTCGAACTTATCCCGGGACGACGCCATGTCGCTCGGCAGGTGCGTCACTCCTTTGCTACGCTCGGCAAACGCAAGGTGCCGCTGACGCTGATCTACAGCGAAGGCGATGTCGGCCTCGACCATATGTATTTCCACTTCGGTCCGCGCGGGCACAAGTTCGCCCGGCACCCGAATGTGCGTCTGGTGATGCTGCAGGATGCCGACCACAATCTGACACCGCCGGAATCACGCAAGCTGGTGCTGGACGAGATTGTCCGGCTGGCGAAGGTCTGA
- a CDS encoding LysR family transcriptional regulator: MIMLTPRRFLPSTSHLAAFEAVARTGSVTAAARELDLTQSAVSRQIKALEEQLGVELFLRERQTVRLTLAGDAYAREIREALRRISSASLNLRANPHGGTLNLAILPTFGTRWLAPRLGRFLSANPGVTINLVTRLSSFDFRLDSIDAAIHFGHPHWPGAELAFLMSERTLPACSPDFLKRNAISHPEDLLTVPLLHLTTRPDAWERWFADNGVAFESVHGMLFDQFATAAQAAIAGLGVALLPTFLIQEDLKRGDLIAAVNREMESRERYYLAFPPERADYAPLAAFRDWIVSEARSDQQA, encoded by the coding sequence ATGATTATGCTCACTCCTAGGCGCTTTTTGCCGTCAACGTCCCACCTCGCCGCCTTCGAAGCGGTCGCCCGTACCGGCAGTGTGACGGCAGCGGCCCGCGAGCTCGACTTGACGCAGAGCGCCGTCAGCCGTCAGATCAAGGCGCTGGAGGAACAGCTTGGCGTCGAACTCTTCCTGCGCGAGCGCCAGACGGTGCGCCTTACCCTTGCCGGCGATGCCTATGCGCGGGAAATCCGCGAGGCACTGCGGCGTATCTCCAGCGCTTCGCTGAATCTGCGCGCCAATCCGCACGGCGGCACGCTGAACCTCGCCATCCTGCCAACCTTCGGCACACGCTGGCTGGCGCCACGCCTTGGTCGATTCCTTTCTGCCAATCCGGGTGTCACGATCAACCTGGTCACCCGGCTTTCCTCTTTCGATTTCCGTCTCGATTCCATCGATGCCGCCATCCACTTCGGCCATCCGCACTGGCCGGGTGCGGAACTCGCCTTCCTCATGTCGGAACGCACGCTGCCCGCCTGTAGCCCGGACTTCCTCAAACGCAACGCAATTTCCCATCCGGAAGATCTGCTGACAGTACCCCTCCTGCATCTGACGACGCGACCCGATGCGTGGGAGCGTTGGTTCGCGGATAACGGTGTCGCCTTTGAAAGCGTGCACGGCATGCTGTTCGACCAGTTTGCGACGGCTGCACAAGCCGCAATCGCCGGCCTCGGCGTCGCTCTTCTGCCGACGTTCCTCATCCAGGAAGACCTGAAGCGCGGCGATCTCATCGCCGCCGTCAACCGCGAGATGGAAAGCCGCGAGCGCTATTATCTCGCTTTCCCCCCGGAGCGCGCCGACTACGCGCCGCTTGCTGCCTTTCGCGACTGGATTGTCTCTGAGGCCCGTTCGGATCAACAGGCATAA
- a CDS encoding glycosyltransferase family 4 protein: protein MRGVYRSVRGHVLQRLIVKSRFAFNSRRPVEVVGYLSMAAGVGESARLCAAALSQAGREIMLADVSTHPDEGKLVEWASTQVSQGQPGTRIWHLNPPMLPRAILKKGLGNFTRAFNIGYWAWELEVVPAEWRNAMHYMNAVLVPSEFTRRAIAPHTTAPVIVVPHPVTERPAADGIRRKFGIAEDAFLVSFIFSAGSSINRKNPQAAIEAFRLFSIECPNAFLLMKASGNPGRDEALRMLMQSVEGDPNIRIVTDNLASSEINGIIRNSNAYLSLHRSEGFGLTVAEAIMHRTPVVSTGWSGTADFCDPDNTWLVAPSLIPVIDDHPEFADLKDAVWADPSPLAAAAHLKSIYYDPDGARRKSEGARDYLMRHLAEHSYDKALSRLSAMQAS from the coding sequence TTGCGGGGCGTCTATCGGAGCGTGCGCGGACATGTTCTGCAGCGGTTAATCGTCAAATCGCGGTTTGCTTTCAACTCGCGCCGGCCAGTGGAAGTCGTCGGTTATCTGTCGATGGCGGCAGGTGTCGGCGAATCCGCACGGCTTTGCGCCGCCGCGCTCTCACAGGCGGGCCGTGAGATCATGCTTGCTGATGTCAGCACGCATCCGGATGAAGGCAAGCTGGTGGAGTGGGCATCTACCCAGGTTTCCCAGGGTCAGCCAGGAACCCGTATATGGCATCTCAATCCGCCCATGCTGCCGCGCGCGATCCTGAAGAAAGGGCTTGGCAATTTCACCCGCGCCTTCAACATCGGCTACTGGGCCTGGGAGCTCGAAGTGGTGCCGGCGGAATGGCGCAATGCCATGCATTACATGAACGCTGTCCTCGTTCCCTCTGAATTCACCAGGCGGGCGATCGCGCCGCATACGACCGCACCTGTCATCGTCGTGCCGCATCCGGTGACCGAGCGGCCAGCGGCTGACGGTATCAGGCGGAAATTCGGGATTGCCGAGGATGCCTTCCTCGTATCCTTCATTTTCAGTGCCGGTTCCTCGATCAACCGCAAGAATCCGCAGGCTGCCATCGAGGCCTTCAGGCTGTTCAGCATCGAGTGCCCCAATGCCTTCCTGCTGATGAAGGCGAGCGGCAATCCGGGCAGGGACGAAGCGCTTCGAATGCTCATGCAGTCCGTCGAGGGCGACCCTAACATCAGGATCGTTACCGACAATCTGGCGAGTTCAGAGATCAACGGCATTATCCGTAATTCCAACGCCTATCTTTCGCTGCATCGTTCGGAAGGGTTCGGTCTGACGGTGGCTGAAGCGATCATGCACCGCACGCCCGTTGTCTCGACGGGATGGTCGGGTACTGCAGACTTTTGCGACCCTGATAATACCTGGCTGGTCGCGCCCTCACTCATTCCCGTCATCGATGATCATCCGGAATTTGCCGATCTCAAGGATGCCGTCTGGGCCGATCCGTCGCCGCTGGCGGCGGCAGCGCATCTGAAGAGCATCTATTACGATCCTGATGGTGCGAGGCGGAAGTCGGAGGGGGCTCGAGACTATCTGATGCGCCACCTTGCCGAGCACAGCTACGACAAGGCGCTTTCAAGGCTTTCGGCAATGCAGGCAAGCTGA
- a CDS encoding FAD-binding oxidoreductase yields the protein MLNDPRSHGLWEKTAPQPPVTSALSGAVEADVVIVGGGYTGLSSGLHLAEAGSRVVLLEAKEIGFGGAGRNVGLINAGMWVMPDDLPGVLGPVYGERLLDLLGNAPRLVMELIEKHGIACELEKQGTLHCAVGADGLKEIEDRYRQWSARGAPVMLLDADETAKRIGTNAYAGSLLDMRAGTLQPLAYARGLAHAAQKVGGVLHTASPVIATERRGSRWVVKTAQGQVTADWIIVATDAYSTGPWEQVRNEQVFLPYFNFATVPLGHNLRQSILPNREGVWDTKEILSSFRMDQAGRLVFGSVGALRNTGLSVHKGWAKRSLKRLFPEIGDVEFECEWYGQIGMTDNALPRFHKFAPNVIGFSGYNGRGIAPGTIFGRTLAEHILGRVGEADLPLPLTDPREPSFRALRELWYEAGAQVAHFADARF from the coding sequence ATGCTCAATGATCCGCGCTCCCACGGCCTATGGGAAAAGACTGCTCCTCAGCCACCTGTCACGTCTGCACTGTCGGGTGCTGTGGAGGCTGATGTCGTCATTGTCGGCGGCGGTTATACCGGCCTTTCCTCCGGTCTGCATCTGGCCGAGGCGGGGTCGCGGGTCGTGCTGCTCGAAGCGAAGGAGATCGGCTTCGGTGGGGCAGGACGCAATGTCGGCCTGATCAATGCGGGAATGTGGGTCATGCCGGATGATCTTCCCGGCGTGCTCGGCCCTGTCTACGGCGAACGGCTGCTCGATCTGCTCGGCAATGCGCCGCGACTGGTAATGGAGTTGATCGAAAAGCACGGGATCGCCTGCGAGCTCGAAAAGCAGGGCACGCTGCATTGCGCCGTCGGTGCCGACGGCTTGAAGGAAATCGAAGACCGCTACAGACAATGGTCGGCGCGCGGGGCGCCCGTTATGCTGCTTGACGCGGACGAGACGGCAAAACGTATCGGCACGAATGCTTATGCCGGATCGCTTCTGGACATGCGCGCCGGCACACTGCAGCCGCTTGCCTATGCGCGCGGGCTTGCCCATGCCGCGCAGAAGGTGGGGGGCGTGCTGCACACGGCGAGCCCGGTCATCGCAACGGAGCGTCGGGGCAGCCGCTGGGTGGTGAAGACGGCGCAGGGGCAGGTCACTGCCGACTGGATCATCGTCGCGACCGACGCCTATAGCACCGGCCCCTGGGAGCAGGTTCGTAACGAGCAAGTGTTTCTGCCCTATTTCAATTTCGCCACCGTGCCGCTCGGCCATAATTTGCGCCAGTCGATCCTGCCCAATCGCGAAGGCGTTTGGGATACGAAGGAGATCCTCTCGTCCTTCCGGATGGATCAGGCAGGGCGACTGGTCTTCGGCAGTGTCGGGGCGCTGCGCAATACCGGCCTTTCCGTTCACAAGGGCTGGGCCAAACGCTCGTTGAAGCGGCTCTTCCCTGAAATCGGCGATGTCGAGTTCGAATGCGAGTGGTATGGTCAGATCGGCATGACCGACAATGCGCTGCCGCGCTTCCACAAATTCGCCCCCAACGTTATTGGTTTTTCGGGCTACAATGGCCGTGGGATCGCGCCCGGCACGATATTCGGCCGCACGTTGGCGGAACATATCCTTGGCCGGGTCGGCGAGGCGGACCTGCCGCTGCCGCTGACCGATCCGCGTGAGCCGAGCTTCCGCGCGCTCAGGGAACTATGGTACGAAGCCGGCGCTCAGGTCGCCCATTTCGCGGATGCCCGTTTCTGA
- a CDS encoding Lrp/AsnC ligand binding domain-containing protein, with the protein MKPIFVQLQCAPGKTYEVADAIYKTELVSELYSTSGNYDLLLKIYIEEGQDIGKFINDNIANIPGIIRSLTTLTFKAF; encoded by the coding sequence ATGAAGCCGATCTTCGTCCAGCTCCAGTGCGCGCCCGGCAAGACCTATGAGGTCGCCGATGCCATCTACAAGACCGAACTGGTCTCGGAGCTCTACTCGACATCAGGCAATTACGATCTGTTGCTCAAGATCTATATCGAGGAAGGCCAGGATATCGGCAAGTTCATCAACGACAACATCGCCAATATCCCCGGCATCATTCGTTCGTTGACGACATTGACCTTCAAGGCGTTCTGA
- a CDS encoding glycosyltransferase family 4 protein, with translation MKETFENRAQPQAAPLVVHVVRQFLPNRGGMEDVVANLARQTLKRGYRVRVVTLDSLFTAPQDKLPIYETIDGIEVVRIPWSGTSRYPVAPQVFRHIGDADLIHVHAIDFFYDALAWGRFLHRKPMVVTTHGGFFHTKKYLIIKKIWFGTLTRLSAMAYRQVVCCSASDLSQFIRIVPDGITIENGADIGKFADIASRAPKRRIVTIGRFSVNKRLDHLLDAGVALTRRNPEWHLDIVGAESDLNAADLRREIAVRSLEKSVTLTISPDNQAIRDIIAKASLFASASEYEGFGLVALEAMSAGLLPVLNANEAYRALAGRHEAIVLADFTRPEAAADAIESAYLKVAAGGTILRGNLIDAAHAYSWDAVAERYIDLYRSIGIIA, from the coding sequence ATGAAAGAGACTTTTGAGAACAGGGCGCAGCCGCAGGCCGCACCCCTTGTCGTGCACGTCGTTCGACAATTCCTGCCCAACCGTGGCGGGATGGAGGATGTGGTCGCCAATCTGGCTCGCCAGACGTTGAAACGCGGATATCGCGTTCGCGTCGTCACACTCGATTCGCTCTTCACCGCGCCCCAAGACAAGCTTCCGATATACGAAACCATCGACGGCATCGAGGTCGTCCGGATCCCCTGGTCCGGCACCAGCCGCTATCCGGTCGCGCCACAAGTCTTTCGCCATATCGGCGATGCCGACCTCATCCATGTCCATGCCATAGACTTCTTCTATGACGCACTCGCATGGGGCAGGTTCTTGCACCGCAAACCCATGGTCGTAACGACCCATGGCGGCTTCTTCCACACAAAGAAATACCTGATCATCAAGAAGATCTGGTTCGGTACGCTGACACGGCTTTCTGCAATGGCCTATCGACAGGTCGTTTGCTGCAGCGCGTCCGACCTCAGCCAGTTCATCCGGATCGTTCCTGACGGCATCACCATCGAAAACGGCGCCGATATCGGCAAATTTGCCGATATTGCCTCGCGCGCACCGAAACGGCGCATCGTTACGATTGGGCGTTTTTCTGTAAACAAACGGCTCGATCACCTGCTGGATGCTGGGGTCGCACTCACCAGACGCAATCCGGAGTGGCATCTCGACATTGTCGGTGCCGAATCTGATCTCAATGCCGCCGATCTCCGACGGGAGATCGCCGTAAGGTCGCTGGAGAAGTCCGTCACGCTCACTATCTCGCCGGACAACCAAGCGATCCGCGACATCATCGCCAAGGCTTCGCTCTTCGCTTCCGCTTCGGAATACGAAGGCTTCGGCCTCGTCGCACTGGAAGCGATGAGTGCCGGCCTGCTGCCGGTTCTGAACGCCAATGAGGCTTATCGTGCGCTTGCAGGGAGGCATGAGGCAATCGTGCTCGCTGACTTCACGAGACCGGAAGCGGCCGCAGATGCGATCGAAAGTGCTTACCTGAAAGTCGCTGCCGGAGGTACGATACTGCGGGGGAACCTCATCGATGCCGCCCACGCCTATTCGTGGGACGCCGTGGCGGAGCGCTACATCGACCTTTACCGGTCGATCGGCATTATCGCTTAG